Genomic DNA from Flavobacteriales bacterium:
CGTTGAGTGGACGCTGATCGACCTCAGCGGTCGACTTGTAAGCCAGGGTGAGTTCTTGCATTTGCCGGGTACGGAAACGCGAATTAACATCGGAACTCCTTCGAACGGAATTTATTTGATACAGCTTTCGACCGATCGGGGTACACTTACCCGAAGAGTCACCATTCATGAATAATCCCAACGAACTGCTCATACTCGGCTGTGGAAGCGCAACTCCTACTTCGAACCGCTTTCCGACCAGCCAAATTCTGCGCATGCGCGATGAGCTGTTCTTGATCGATTGTGGTGAAGGTGCACAGATTCAAATGCGCCGAAATGACGTGCGTTTCGGGCAGATCGATCACATATTCATTAGCCACTTACACGGAGATCACTTCTTCGGCCTCGTTGGATTTTTAAGCAGTTTACATCTGCTCGATAAACGTAAAGCACTGCATGTGTATGGCCCAAAAGATCTGTGGGAAGTACTGCAGTTACAATTCAAGGTTAGTGGGTCCAGACTGAAATACCCCATTGAGTTTCACTCTTTAGATCCAAATCGAGAAGAGCGAATCCTCGAAACGCGGAAAGTGGTGGTCGATACCTTATTGATGGACCACAGTATTGATACCTGGGGATTCAAATTCACAGAGAAAAAGAAGCCCAGAAACCTGATCAAGGAAAAGCTGGAAGAGTACAGTATTCCGAAGTACATACGAGATCAAATCAAAGGTGGGGCGGACCGGGATAGAGGAGATGGTACCGTTATCCCAAATGAGGAGCTTACAACGGCCCCTCCTGACCCTAAGACCTACGTGTTCTTCTCCGATACGGCTTATAAGGCTGATAATGCGATCTCAATTTCGGGTGCCGATCTAATTTATCACGAGGCAACCTTTGCAGACAAAGATGTAGCCCGTGCCGATAAGACCAAGCACAGTACTACAATGAACGCGGCAACGATGGCTCAAAAAGGTGGGGTGAAGAAATTGATCATTGGTCATTTTTCGGCTCGATACGACGATATCGACGCATTGGTCAAGGAGGCGCGCACCATATTTACCCAAACCTTTGCCGCTAACGAAGGGGAGCGGTTCTCATTCTAAACGGAGCAGTCGGTAATAGCCAACACTTACCGTAGCAGATAATGGCAAACTATAGAGGTAGTCGTCGACCGGAAAAATAGGAACGAGCTCCTGGCGAAAGTGAACCATGATCTGGAAGATGTTCTGTTCTGCTTGTAAAGCATACCCCGTTCCAAGGCTCAAACCAAAACGGAGTCGATCGTTGGTCGGGTAATCGCCTGTTGCGTAACCAACGAAAGGACCAAGTTGAATGGGCATGCGGTGTACCCCCTTTCCAATATTGAAGTGAGAGTAGAAGCGGAGTTCGGTTTGGGGCCACTCTACTGAAAACGTAGAGTCCTCGTCGTCTAATACCCAGCCCAGCCGGGTTTGTGCGATTTCGAGAGATACCCCGGAATTCCTTTCGTTGACATATTGAAAACCTAACCTCAGATCCAGGCTCGTTTGAAGGGTTTGATTCACAGATGGATCGAAGTACACCCTATGCGCTCCGGCGCCGATGGAACCGCCAATGGCCATCTGGCCGTAGGCCGAAATTCCGAATAAAAAGAGGCAAATGGTACTAAGTGCCTTCATTTCGGACCGATTCGATGGTTTGGAGCACGGCATTGAGGTCGTTTGGCTTGAACCAGTGAACGGACTCATCGCCCCGTAAATAGGTAAGTTGACGCTTCGCATAACGGCGCGTGTTCTTTTTGATCTCTTCGACCGCCGTTTCGAGGTTCCACTTGCCGCCTAGGTAATCGAACAGCTCCTGGTACCCAACGGTTTGAAGGGCATTCTTTTCGCGGAAAGGGTAAAGTTCCTTGGCCTCTTCATAAAGTCCTTGCAACATCATTTCATCGACCCGTTGATTGATCCTATCGTACATCTTGGTGCGATTGAGGTTCAATGCGATCTTGATGGTCTTGAAAAACCGTGTTTTGGGATCTTGCTTGCGATATCCCGAATAGGGTTTGCCCGTTTGCCGGGTGATCTCCAACGCGCGAATGAGTCGGGCCGGATTCTTCAGGTCGACCTCGGCGTAGTACTCGGGATCGGCATTGGCCAATTCGCGTTGCAAATGCTCGATGCCGAACTTTCTAAATTCCTGATTCAATTTTAAACGAACTCCGGGCTCCACTTTCGGAAACTCGTCTAGGCCTTTGGTCAATCCATCCATGTAGAGGCCCGAGCCACCCACCGCAACGACTACATCCTTTTTGTGGAAAAGTTGCCCCAGCTTTTGAAGGGCATCATGCTCGTAGGCGCCGACAGAATACTCGTCGTGTATCGACTTGTGAAATATGAAATGGTGTGGCACTAACGAAAGCGCCTTCTCGCTGGGAGGTGCGGTACCGATCTTCATTTCGCGGTAGAATTGACGTGAATCAAACGAAAGAATCTCCGTTTCCAGATTCAAAGCCAATTGCACGCTCAAGGCCGTTTTTCCTACGCTTGTTGGTCCTGCTACAACGACCAAGTACTTTTCGTTCTCCATCAGTCAAGTTTTCCTCCGCAATTGTAGCAGAATTCAGCATTTCCTCGGTGCCCTTCAGCACTGCAGTGCGGACA
This window encodes:
- a CDS encoding ribonuclease Z produces the protein MNNPNELLILGCGSATPTSNRFPTSQILRMRDELFLIDCGEGAQIQMRRNDVRFGQIDHIFISHLHGDHFFGLVGFLSSLHLLDKRKALHVYGPKDLWEVLQLQFKVSGSRLKYPIEFHSLDPNREERILETRKVVVDTLLMDHSIDTWGFKFTEKKKPRNLIKEKLEEYSIPKYIRDQIKGGADRDRGDGTVIPNEELTTAPPDPKTYVFFSDTAYKADNAISISGADLIYHEATFADKDVARADKTKHSTTMNAATMAQKGGVKKLIIGHFSARYDDIDALVKEARTIFTQTFAANEGERFSF
- the miaA gene encoding tRNA (adenosine(37)-N6)-dimethylallyltransferase MiaA; this translates as MENEKYLVVVAGPTSVGKTALSVQLALNLETEILSFDSRQFYREMKIGTAPPSEKALSLVPHHFIFHKSIHDEYSVGAYEHDALQKLGQLFHKKDVVVAVGGSGLYMDGLTKGLDEFPKVEPGVRLKLNQEFRKFGIEHLQRELANADPEYYAEVDLKNPARLIRALEITRQTGKPYSGYRKQDPKTRFFKTIKIALNLNRTKMYDRINQRVDEMMLQGLYEEAKELYPFREKNALQTVGYQELFDYLGGKWNLETAVEEIKKNTRRYAKRQLTYLRGDESVHWFKPNDLNAVLQTIESVRNEGT